One window from the genome of Bradyrhizobium xenonodulans encodes:
- a CDS encoding GDYXXLXY domain-containing protein, translated as MIETITTFWQRIPKAVLFGVAILLQCVLLVLMVVDRMQILREGREVTLQTQPVDPRDLLRGDYVVLRYDISQLPAGALAGKTAETRNPVVFVKLAPNANGLYEAVSVSAEPVTVTAPEILIRGRIGYSCGSTSRTFCDKLTIKYGLESYFVPEGEGRKLEQARNQQKLRVVAAVLPSGRAAIKRLLLDGEPVYEEPLY; from the coding sequence ATGATCGAGACCATCACAACATTCTGGCAGCGCATCCCGAAAGCCGTGCTGTTCGGCGTCGCCATCCTGCTTCAATGCGTGCTGCTGGTCCTGATGGTCGTCGATCGCATGCAGATCCTGCGCGAAGGCCGTGAGGTGACCTTGCAGACCCAGCCTGTCGATCCCCGCGATCTCCTGCGCGGCGATTATGTCGTGCTCCGCTACGACATCTCGCAATTGCCGGCGGGCGCGCTCGCCGGCAAGACGGCCGAGACGCGCAATCCCGTCGTGTTCGTGAAGCTCGCGCCCAATGCCAACGGGCTTTACGAGGCCGTCTCGGTCTCCGCCGAGCCCGTCACGGTCACCGCGCCCGAAATCCTGATCCGCGGCCGCATCGGCTATTCCTGCGGCTCGACCAGCCGCACCTTCTGCGACAAGCTGACGATCAAATACGGTCTCGAAAGCTATTTCGTGCCCGAAGGCGAGGGCCGGAAGCTCGAGCAGGCCCGCAACCAGCAAAAGCTTCGGGTCGTCGCCGCCGTGCTGCCCTCAGGCCGCGCCGCCATCAAGCGCCTGCTGCTCGACGGCGAACCGGTGTATGAGGAGCCGTTGTATTAG
- a CDS encoding response regulator, protein MRHILVVDDDPMVCMAIEICLQRNNFRVTIADGGEAGLRALETEQVDLMMIDIFMPHMRGFESIRIFHERAPAIPLIAMSGYAFANLNSPAPDFLRMALELGATRCLRKPFTPNALLAAIRDCLAEHRAVAARLG, encoded by the coding sequence CTGCGCCATATTCTCGTTGTCGACGACGACCCGATGGTGTGCATGGCCATCGAGATCTGTCTCCAGCGGAATAATTTCCGGGTGACGATTGCCGACGGGGGAGAAGCCGGACTTCGCGCGCTCGAAACCGAACAGGTCGATCTGATGATGATCGATATCTTCATGCCGCATATGCGGGGGTTCGAGTCGATCCGGATCTTCCACGAACGCGCGCCGGCGATTCCGCTCATCGCGATGTCCGGCTACGCCTTCGCAAATCTGAACTCGCCCGCACCCGACTTCCTCCGGATGGCGCTGGAGCTCGGCGCGACGCGTTGCCTGCGCAAGCCGTTTACGCCGAATGCGTTGCTCGCCGCCATCAGGGACTGCCTCGCGGAGCATCGCGCCGTCGCCGCGCGATTGGGTTAG
- a CDS encoding DMT family transporter, with translation MQSAGSGWGNGLLGVIIFSGSLPATRVAVGGFSALFLTSARAVIAALIGLAVLGLLRQARPQRNDLVSLAIVSFGVVVGFPLLTALALQHITSAHSIVFIGLLPLSTAMFAVLRGGERPQPLFWLFAILGSATVAGFALSGDGSASLTGDLLMVAAIVLCGLGYAEGAALSRRVGGWQVISWALLLALPLMVPVAIWTWPPTWSGISAPAWIGLAYVSIFSMFVGFIFWYRGLAIGGIARIGQLQQLQPFFGLALAGFLLHEPVAWSMIAATALVVVCVFFARRFA, from the coding sequence ATGCAATCTGCGGGCAGCGGCTGGGGCAACGGCCTTCTGGGCGTCATCATCTTCAGCGGCTCCTTGCCGGCGACGCGCGTCGCGGTCGGCGGCTTCTCCGCGCTGTTCCTGACGTCGGCGCGCGCGGTCATCGCGGCGCTGATCGGTTTGGCCGTGCTCGGCCTTCTCCGTCAGGCGCGGCCGCAGCGCAACGACCTCGTCTCGCTCGCCATCGTCTCCTTTGGCGTCGTGGTCGGCTTCCCGCTCCTGACCGCGCTCGCGCTCCAGCACATCACCTCGGCCCATTCGATCGTCTTCATCGGTCTCTTGCCGCTGTCGACCGCGATGTTCGCCGTGCTGCGCGGCGGCGAGCGGCCGCAGCCGCTGTTCTGGCTGTTCGCGATCCTCGGCAGCGCCACGGTGGCGGGCTTTGCCCTCTCCGGCGACGGCTCGGCTTCGCTCACCGGCGATCTTCTGATGGTCGCCGCGATCGTGCTGTGTGGCCTCGGCTATGCCGAAGGTGCCGCGCTGTCGCGCCGCGTCGGCGGCTGGCAGGTGATCTCCTGGGCGCTATTGCTGGCCTTGCCGCTGATGGTGCCGGTCGCGATCTGGACCTGGCCGCCGACATGGAGCGGCATCAGCGCGCCGGCCTGGATCGGGCTTGCTTACGTCTCGATCTTCAGCATGTTCGTCGGCTTCATCTTCTGGTACCGCGGCCTTGCGATCGGCGGCATCGCCCGAATTGGCCAGTTGCAGCAGCTCCAGCCGTTCTTCGGCCTCGCGCTCGCCGGCTTCCTGCTGCACGAGCCGGTCGCATGGAGCATGATTGCGGCGACCGCGCTCGTAGTGGTCTGCGTCTTCTTCGCGAGACGATTTGCGTGA
- a CDS encoding LysR family transcriptional regulator, whose amino-acid sequence MDKSEITLERMRSFVRVAERGNLSAVARELGLGQSTVTRHIRELEQAVGVPLLTRTTRRVTMTEEGRRYYADCVQVLRLVEHAGDEARSTRGAPAGRVRISCTAAFGALHISRCIFAFQDRYPDVSVDLSLTDERIDLVREGVDVALRLGPLAESSMKLKSLGQSRRMLVAAPSYLAERGRPARPQDLANHEGIRMSNIAGSDVLVLQGRRGGRHAVPLAGRLRVDHGLAAREALAAGRGIAPAHLWLVGDLLASGRLEHVLPDYSPPPVPLNMLIVPERSGVARVRLLVDFLAGQIARIPGIEKSPGTKQN is encoded by the coding sequence ATGGATAAATCGGAGATCACGCTCGAGCGCATGCGCAGCTTCGTGCGGGTCGCCGAGCGGGGAAACCTGTCGGCAGTCGCGCGTGAGCTTGGGCTTGGCCAGTCCACGGTGACTCGGCACATCCGGGAACTGGAGCAAGCCGTCGGCGTGCCGTTGCTCACCAGGACCACGCGCAGGGTGACGATGACGGAAGAGGGCCGGCGCTACTATGCCGACTGCGTGCAGGTCCTGCGCCTGGTCGAGCATGCCGGGGACGAAGCGCGCAGCACCCGCGGTGCGCCCGCCGGAAGGGTACGGATATCCTGCACCGCGGCTTTCGGCGCGCTCCACATCAGCCGTTGCATCTTCGCCTTCCAGGACCGTTATCCGGACGTGTCGGTGGATCTCAGCCTGACGGACGAACGGATCGACCTTGTCAGGGAAGGCGTCGATGTCGCGCTCCGTTTGGGGCCGCTCGCCGAGAGTTCGATGAAGCTCAAGTCCCTGGGCCAGTCGCGGCGGATGCTTGTTGCAGCACCAAGCTATCTTGCCGAGCGCGGCAGGCCCGCGCGTCCGCAAGACCTCGCCAATCACGAGGGGATCAGAATGTCCAACATCGCCGGCAGCGATGTGCTCGTATTGCAAGGACGTCGCGGCGGCCGCCATGCGGTTCCGCTTGCCGGACGCTTGCGGGTCGATCACGGACTTGCCGCGCGGGAGGCGCTCGCGGCCGGCCGCGGTATTGCGCCCGCACATCTCTGGCTCGTCGGCGACCTTCTTGCCTCCGGCAGACTGGAGCACGTGCTTCCGGACTATTCGCCGCCGCCTGTTCCGCTGAACATGCTGATCGTGCCGGAGCGATCCGGCGTCGCGCGGGTGCGCCTGCTGGTCGATTTTCTCGCCGGGCAGATCGCGCGAATCCCAGGGATCGAAAAATCGCCGGGCACGAAGCAGAACTAG
- a CDS encoding Hpt domain-containing protein: protein MFDVTAAPQQKARDAEPAREPGAYEALVREIGEDGAREVREVFWSETCARLHLFRTLSLARHQSRIAREAHSLKSAAATFGYVRLAALALRLEKSAETLPEPEFHDLLDLMETAYAAAHAQEPQK from the coding sequence ATGTTTGACGTGACCGCGGCACCTCAGCAGAAAGCGCGCGATGCCGAGCCCGCGCGGGAGCCGGGCGCCTATGAGGCGCTGGTGCGCGAGATCGGCGAGGACGGGGCCCGTGAAGTCCGCGAGGTGTTCTGGAGCGAGACCTGCGCGCGCCTGCACCTGTTTCGCACGCTCTCGCTCGCACGGCACCAATCCAGGATCGCGCGCGAAGCCCATTCGCTGAAGAGCGCCGCCGCAACGTTCGGCTATGTCAGGCTCGCGGCGCTGGCACTGCGGCTGGAGAAGTCCGCGGAGACGCTTCCCGAACCGGAATTCCACGATCTACTGGACCTGATGGAGACCGCCTACGCCGCTGCGCACGCGCAGGAGCCGCAGAAGTAG
- a CDS encoding EAL domain-containing response regulator produces the protein MNDEIVELAGRRPKTFGRRKVMPRACVADSKRHLRAFLAEVLEDFGFVTSECASADELQAVLTSDLPDLILLGIAADGIEPGQFLETLVREAFDGKVLAVGARESIIVKAVQQVGEEYGLAMLPPLTTPFAAETLRERVAMLLPDEPAPSPAVHVGEALHAGWLELWYQPKIDARTLIRCGAEALVRMRHPTWGVVPPAYFIPEEHDPHLRDLSEFVIERAVQDWHYLLEQQSPVDLSINLPASYLKEPQAVGDLCRRVPTHPAFGGLTIEIDSEEALRDLAFFSEIAREMRLHNIGLAIDNLGANWPELMDLDRIPFIKLKADRHFVTGSGNDRLKRTVCRHIVELAQGYGACTVAEGVESRADLVAANELGFNLVQGFLFGKPMPLKKFARSTLTKTVME, from the coding sequence ATGAACGATGAAATTGTTGAACTCGCCGGCCGGAGGCCCAAAACCTTCGGACGGCGAAAAGTGATGCCGCGCGCGTGTGTCGCCGATAGCAAGCGGCATTTGCGCGCCTTCCTCGCCGAGGTGCTGGAGGATTTCGGCTTCGTCACCAGCGAATGCGCGAGCGCGGACGAGCTGCAAGCGGTGCTGACGAGCGACTTGCCGGACCTGATCCTGCTCGGCATCGCCGCCGACGGCATCGAGCCCGGACAGTTTCTGGAGACGCTGGTGCGCGAGGCTTTCGACGGCAAGGTCTTGGCTGTCGGCGCCCGCGAGTCGATCATCGTCAAGGCGGTGCAGCAGGTCGGCGAAGAATATGGCCTTGCGATGCTGCCGCCGCTCACCACGCCCTTTGCCGCGGAGACGCTGCGCGAGCGCGTCGCGATGCTGCTGCCGGACGAGCCGGCGCCAAGCCCGGCCGTGCATGTCGGCGAGGCCCTGCATGCCGGCTGGCTCGAGCTCTGGTACCAGCCCAAGATCGACGCGCGCACGCTGATCCGCTGCGGCGCCGAGGCGCTGGTGCGGATGCGGCATCCGACCTGGGGCGTGGTGCCGCCGGCCTACTTCATTCCCGAGGAGCACGATCCGCATCTGCGCGACCTCTCGGAGTTCGTGATCGAGCGCGCGGTGCAGGACTGGCACTATCTGCTGGAGCAGCAGAGCCCGGTCGATCTCTCGATCAACCTGCCGGCGTCCTATCTGAAGGAGCCGCAAGCCGTGGGCGATCTCTGCCGCCGCGTGCCGACGCATCCGGCCTTCGGCGGATTGACGATCGAGATCGACAGCGAGGAGGCGCTCCGCGACCTCGCATTCTTCTCCGAGATCGCGCGCGAAATGCGCCTGCACAATATCGGCCTGGCGATCGACAATCTCGGCGCCAACTGGCCGGAGCTGATGGACCTGGACAGGATTCCCTTCATCAAGCTGAAGGCCGACCGCCATTTCGTCACCGGCAGCGGCAATGACCGCCTCAAGCGCACGGTGTGCCGCCACATCGTCGAGCTCGCGCAGGGCTATGGCGCATGCACCGTCGCCGAAGGCGTCGAGAGCCGCGCCGACCTCGTCGCCGCCAACGAGCTCGGCTTCAACCTCGTGCAGGGTTTTCTGTTCGGAAAGCCGATGCCGCTGAAGAAGTTCGCACGGAGCACGTTGACGAAAACGGTGATGGAGTGA
- a CDS encoding aminotransferase-like domain-containing protein, producing MSAIRGKIAGRTLGAGDRLPSIRSLATTMGVSPSTVVEAYDRLAAEGLIRARRGSGFYVSPTVTSPLALTEVEPRRDREVDPFWVSRQSLDADAAVPKPGCGWLPPEWMPEAALRRAARALARTDASVLTNYGSTSGSLALRRLLLTRLAEDGIEASINQLMLTGSGTQATDLICRFLLRPGDTVLVDDPCYFNFRALLRAHQARIVSVPTTPSGPEVTRFEQILGSERPRLYITNSALHNPTGATISLQTAHRLLTAAAAHDLTVVEDDIFGDFEPERSPRLAALDGLNRVIRIGSFSKTLSASVRCGYIAGRADWIEHLVDLQVATSFGGPSPVATEIIANVLAGGSYRKHMDELRHKLTRTRRDVARKLQALGIEPWLTPRGGFFLWCRLAGGQDATTVARAALEENVVLAPGNVFSVSQTAQNFMRFNVAHMSDPQVWDVLRRALKGTPRTIGA from the coding sequence ATGAGCGCGATCCGCGGCAAGATTGCCGGCCGCACGCTCGGTGCGGGCGACCGCCTGCCGTCGATCCGCAGCCTCGCAACGACGATGGGCGTCTCGCCCTCCACCGTCGTCGAAGCCTATGATCGCCTCGCAGCCGAAGGGCTGATCCGCGCCCGTCGCGGCTCCGGCTTCTATGTCTCGCCGACCGTCACATCGCCGCTCGCACTGACCGAGGTCGAGCCGCGGCGCGACCGCGAGGTCGATCCGTTCTGGGTCTCCCGGCAATCGCTCGACGCCGATGCGGCCGTGCCGAAACCCGGCTGCGGATGGCTGCCGCCGGAATGGATGCCGGAAGCGGCCTTGCGCCGCGCCGCCCGCGCGCTTGCCCGCACTGACGCGAGCGTCCTGACCAATTACGGCTCGACGTCCGGCTCCCTCGCGCTGCGCCGGCTGCTGCTCACGCGGCTCGCCGAAGACGGGATCGAGGCCTCGATCAACCAGCTGATGTTGACGGGTTCGGGCACTCAGGCAACCGACCTGATCTGCCGTTTCCTGCTTCGTCCCGGCGACACCGTGCTGGTCGACGATCCCTGCTACTTCAACTTTCGCGCATTGCTGCGGGCGCATCAGGCCAGGATCGTCAGCGTGCCCACGACGCCGTCGGGCCCTGAAGTCACCCGCTTCGAGCAGATCCTCGGCAGCGAGCGGCCGCGGCTCTACATCACCAATTCAGCGCTGCACAATCCGACCGGCGCGACGATCTCGCTTCAGACCGCGCACCGGCTTCTGACGGCGGCCGCCGCCCATGACCTCACCGTCGTCGAGGACGACATCTTTGGCGACTTCGAGCCCGAGCGCTCGCCGCGCCTTGCCGCGCTCGACGGCTTGAACCGCGTGATCCGCATCGGCAGCTTCTCCAAGACGCTGTCGGCCTCGGTGCGCTGCGGCTACATCGCGGGGCGCGCCGACTGGATCGAGCATCTCGTCGACCTCCAGGTCGCAACCAGTTTTGGCGGCCCGAGTCCCGTCGCAACCGAGATCATCGCAAACGTGCTGGCCGGCGGCAGCTATCGCAAGCACATGGACGAGCTTCGCCACAAGCTCACGCGCACCCGTCGCGACGTTGCGCGAAAACTTCAGGCGCTCGGCATCGAACCCTGGCTGACGCCCCGCGGCGGCTTCTTCCTCTGGTGCCGCCTCGCGGGCGGACAGGACGCCACCACCGTCGCGCGCGCCGCGCTCGAGGAAAACGTCGTACTGGCGCCGGGCAACGTGTTCAGCGTGTCGCAGACGGCGCAGAACTTCATGCGCTTCAACGTGGCGCACATGAGCGATCCGCAGGTGTGGGACGTGCTGCGGCGGGCGTTGAAAGGAACGCCCCGCACGATCGGCGCCTAA
- a CDS encoding helix-turn-helix domain-containing protein: MGSQNDTAIDSRPSEWYESSAAPTEELDFVRLNAARAKAADEMAAAIARELNGPLTALLLYMGEIKHHSDQLAPVTGDRVYLRRVVENALAQTERVCGVVKQLAGPHKAGLPIPSRTEDAESQSARAPQPQRVPSTELLGLSAQKRLTKREREVLRLISEGYSNKQGALRMQISPRTFESHRAEAMRKLGARNTADLVRAALLHSID, from the coding sequence ATGGGGTCACAGAACGATACGGCCATCGATTCGCGGCCGTCGGAATGGTACGAAAGCAGCGCTGCTCCGACTGAAGAGCTCGATTTCGTCCGTCTGAACGCCGCCCGTGCCAAGGCTGCCGACGAGATGGCCGCCGCCATTGCCCGCGAGCTCAACGGCCCCCTCACGGCGCTCCTGCTCTACATGGGCGAGATCAAGCATCACAGCGATCAGCTCGCGCCTGTTACGGGCGACCGGGTCTATCTGCGGCGGGTGGTGGAGAATGCGTTGGCGCAGACCGAGCGCGTGTGCGGCGTGGTCAAGCAGCTTGCCGGTCCGCACAAGGCGGGTCTGCCGATCCCGTCCAGGACCGAGGACGCCGAATCCCAGTCCGCCCGCGCGCCCCAGCCGCAGCGTGTGCCGAGCACCGAATTGCTGGGCCTGTCGGCGCAGAAGCGGCTGACCAAGCGCGAACGCGAGGTGCTGAGGCTGATCAGCGAGGGCTATTCGAACAAGCAGGGTGCGCTGCGGATGCAGATCAGCCCGCGCACCTTCGAGAGCCATCGCGCCGAGGCGATGCGCAAGCTCGGTGCACGCAACACCGCGGACCTCGTCCGGGCGGCACTGCTGCATTCGATCGATTGA
- a CDS encoding NAD(P)H-dependent oxidoreductase, with translation MKVLVVFAHPEQRSLSGSLRDVAVRELEAQGHEVRVSDLYAEGWKSDVGRDDFPSLPADARLAPAAASKQAFEAGTLTPDVKREIEKLLWADALILQFPLWWFSMPAILKGWVDRVFAYGFAYGVGEHSEKRWGDRYGEGTLAGKRAMLIVTAGGWQEHYSARGINGPIDDLLFPINHGILYYPGYDVLPPFVVYKADKLGEGGFEAIAERLRERMRTLATASPIPYRRQNGGDYLIPSMQLRAGLESPEASGFALHLARAQARVSRGDPDATQSPTDASAATA, from the coding sequence ATGAAAGTATTGGTTGTTTTTGCTCATCCGGAACAGCGTTCGCTCAGCGGATCGCTCCGCGATGTTGCCGTCAGAGAGCTCGAGGCTCAGGGTCACGAGGTGCGCGTGTCCGACCTTTATGCTGAGGGCTGGAAGTCGGACGTCGGCCGCGACGACTTCCCGTCGTTGCCGGCAGACGCACGGCTCGCGCCTGCGGCTGCATCGAAGCAAGCATTCGAGGCCGGCACGCTCACGCCTGACGTCAAGCGCGAGATCGAAAAGCTGCTGTGGGCCGACGCGCTGATCCTGCAATTCCCGCTGTGGTGGTTCAGCATGCCGGCGATCCTGAAGGGGTGGGTCGACCGCGTGTTCGCCTACGGCTTCGCATATGGCGTCGGCGAGCATAGTGAGAAGCGGTGGGGCGACCGTTACGGCGAGGGCACGTTAGCGGGCAAGCGCGCCATGCTGATCGTGACCGCCGGCGGCTGGCAGGAGCATTATTCGGCCCGCGGGATCAACGGACCGATCGACGACCTGTTGTTTCCGATCAATCACGGTATCCTCTATTATCCGGGATATGACGTTCTGCCGCCGTTCGTCGTCTACAAGGCCGACAAGCTCGGCGAAGGCGGTTTCGAAGCGATCGCGGAGCGATTGCGGGAGAGGATGAGGACGCTTGCGACAGCCTCGCCTATTCCCTATCGGCGCCAAAACGGCGGCGATTACCTGATTCCGAGCATGCAGCTGCGCGCCGGGCTCGAGTCTCCCGAGGCGAGCGGTTTCGCGCTTCACCTCGCGCGGGCGCAGGCGCGCGTCTCGCGAGGTGATCCGGACGCCACGCAGTCGCCAACGGATGCCAGCGCCGCAACAGCGTAA
- a CDS encoding Crp/Fnr family transcriptional regulator, whose protein sequence is MVRPTNGFLSALSAEDYELIRPHLRTMDLPHEAVLVETGETLKRAYFPHRGVISLVVKLAKGEHVQVAMIGRDSLLGTLSTMGDAAALNTAIVLVPGTASVMDLDRLRDAAERSSPLRTLLTRHGLAVYAQVQQTAGCNAAHPVEARLSRCLLHTHDLSGDYRLLLTQEAMAQMIGARRNSVSLVANTLQQANFIHYSRGHIQILNLDGLRQTACECYATVKAQYDRLLGPR, encoded by the coding sequence ATGGTGCGTCCAACCAACGGTTTCCTGTCCGCGCTGTCGGCGGAGGATTACGAATTGATCCGCCCGCATCTGCGCACGATGGATCTGCCGCATGAAGCGGTCCTGGTCGAGACCGGCGAGACGCTCAAGCGCGCCTACTTTCCCCACCGCGGTGTGATCTCGCTGGTGGTGAAGCTCGCCAAGGGCGAGCATGTGCAGGTCGCCATGATCGGCCGCGACAGCCTGCTCGGAACCCTCTCGACCATGGGCGATGCCGCTGCGCTGAACACGGCGATCGTGCTGGTTCCCGGCACCGCCTCCGTGATGGACCTCGACCGGCTGCGCGACGCGGCCGAGCGGAGCAGCCCCCTGCGGACGCTGCTCACCCGTCACGGGCTGGCGGTTTACGCGCAGGTTCAGCAGACCGCGGGCTGCAACGCCGCCCATCCGGTGGAGGCGCGGCTGTCGCGCTGCCTGCTGCACACCCACGACCTGTCGGGCGACTACCGCCTGCTGCTGACCCAGGAGGCGATGGCGCAGATGATCGGCGCGCGCCGCAACAGCGTGTCGCTGGTCGCCAACACGTTGCAGCAGGCCAATTTCATCCATTACAGCCGCGGACACATCCAGATCCTCAATTTGGACGGCCTGCGCCAGACGGCGTGCGAATGCTACGCCACCGTGAAGGCCCAGTACGACCGGCTGCTCGGCCCGCGCTGA
- a CDS encoding Crp/Fnr family transcriptional regulator, with product MTASGHPHNQLLQMLEAADFDLLRPHLATVEMVRESVLAEAGAALRYVYFPHGGSVSITVGLSEGQMIEVAMLGRDSVVGGGAALADGIAPTDAAVLFPGTASVLEIPAFRVVAAASVQFRGLMIRHEQALLAQAQQSVLCNTLHPVEARLARWLLRAHDLSDSESLPLTQETLAQMMGVRRNAISLVANALQRAGVIHYTRGQIEILDLRALETTSCDCYGTVKAHHTRLLGTLR from the coding sequence ATGACCGCAAGCGGCCACCCGCACAATCAGCTGCTGCAAATGCTCGAGGCGGCGGATTTCGATCTGCTGCGCCCCCATCTCGCGACGGTCGAAATGGTCAGGGAATCTGTCTTGGCCGAGGCGGGCGCCGCGCTGCGATATGTCTACTTCCCGCACGGCGGATCCGTTTCGATCACGGTGGGCCTCTCCGAGGGACAGATGATCGAGGTTGCGATGCTGGGCCGCGACAGCGTCGTGGGCGGCGGCGCCGCGCTGGCCGACGGCATTGCACCGACGGACGCAGCCGTGCTGTTCCCGGGCACGGCTTCCGTGCTCGAAATCCCGGCTTTCCGGGTGGTCGCTGCTGCAAGCGTGCAGTTCCGCGGCCTGATGATCCGCCACGAGCAGGCGCTGCTCGCGCAGGCGCAGCAGTCGGTGCTGTGCAATACGCTGCACCCGGTCGAAGCACGGCTCGCACGCTGGCTCTTGCGTGCCCACGACCTGTCCGACAGCGAGAGCCTGCCGCTGACACAGGAGACCCTGGCGCAGATGATGGGGGTCCGGCGCAACGCGATTTCCCTCGTCGCGAATGCGCTCCAGCGCGCCGGCGTCATTCATTACACCCGCGGCCAGATCGAGATCCTCGACCTGCGCGCATTGGAAACGACGTCCTGCGACTGCTATGGCACGGTGAAGGCCCACCATACGCGCTTGCTGGGAACCCTGCGGTGA